Proteins encoded in a region of the Tripterygium wilfordii isolate XIE 37 chromosome 21, ASM1340144v1, whole genome shotgun sequence genome:
- the LOC119988135 gene encoding equilibrative nucleotide transporter 3-like isoform X1, with protein sequence MSLLYKRPDGYIEILDSAPHLEYNEGIDMTVADGSEPPKRLEGKFLANIVCWILGLGSLIAWNSMLTIEDYYYELFPDYHPSRVLTLVYQPFALGTMVILAYYESRINTRKRNIAGYAIFTLSTFSLIVLDLATSGKGGVGPFVGICAIVACFGLADAHVQGGMVGDLYFMRPEFIQSFFAGLAASGALTSALRLITKAAFDKAKDGLRKGTMLFLAISTFFEFICILLYAYIFPKLAIVKYYRSKAASEGSKTVSADLAAAGIQTQETQAEDRLSNKQLLFQNIDYALDLFLIYVLTLSIFPGFLYENTGEHKLGEWYALVLIAMYNSWDLVGRYVPLIKCIKLGSRKGLMIAILSRFLLIPAFYFTAKYGDQGWMIFLVSFLGLTNGYLTVCVLTVAPKGYKGPEQNALGNLLVIFLLGGIFAGVSLDWLWLIGKKNAF encoded by the exons ATGAGTTTGCTTTACAAGCGACCTGATGGTTATATTGAAATCCTAGATTCAGCTCCTCATTTAGAGTATAATGAA GGAATAGACATGACTGTTGCTGATGGAAGTGAGCCTCCAAAGAGGCTTGAG GGGAAATTTCTTGCCAACATAGTATGTTGGATTCTGGGACTTGGGTCGCTTATCGCCTGGAACAGTATGCTGACAATAGAAGATTACTACTATGAGTTGTTCCCG GACTACCATCCTTCAAGGGTACTTACCCTAGTTTATCAACCGTTTGCTCTGGGAACGATGGTAATACTGGCATATTATGAGTCCAGGATCAACACCAGAAAGCGGAACATAGCCGGATACGCAATCTTCACTCTAAGTACTTTCTCGCTTATAGTT TTGGATTTAGCAACATCAGGGAAAGGTGGAGTAGGACCTTTTGTTGGTATATGTGCAATTGTCGCTTGTTTTGGGCTTGCAGATGCCCATGTCCAAGGTGGAATGGTTGGAGATCTATATTTCATGCGCCCTGAATTCATCCAG TCCTTCTTTGCTGGTTTGGCCGCATCAGGAGCACTAACTTCTGCTTTGAGGCTAATCACGAAAGCAGCCTTTGATAAAGCGAAAGATGGTCTTCGCAAGGGAACCA TGTTGTTTCTGGCGATCTCCACATTCTTTGAGTTTATATGCATTCTGCTATATGCATATATCTTCCCTAAACTAGCGATAGTGAAGTACTATCGCTCAAAGGCAGCCTCAGAAGGATCAAAAACAGTTTCAGCTGATCTAGCAGCTGCTGGAATCCAGACACAGGAAACCCAA GCTGAAGATAGATTAAGCAACAAACAATTATTGTTCCAGAACATAGATTATGCACTTGACCTTTTTCTCATATATGTTCTGACACTGTCAATATTCCCGGGGTTCTTATACGAAAACACTGGAGAACACAAGTTGGGCGAATG GTATGCGCTTGTTCTGATTGCAATGTACAATTCTTGGGATCTGGTAGGGAGATACGTTCCTCTCATAAAATGCATCAAATTAGGCTCCAGAAAAGGACTTATGATCGCAATTCTGTCACGTTTCCTGCTCATCCCTGCATTTTACTTCACCGCAAAATATGGTGATCAGGGTTGGATGATATTTCTCGTCTCCTTCTTGGGATTGACTAACGGTTATCTAACTGTGTGTGTCCTTACAGTGGCACCTAAAGGCTACAAG ggaCCTGAGCAGAATGCTTTGGGTAATTTGCTGGTAATATTTCTACTGGGCGGCATATTTGCAGGGGTTTCTCTTGATTGGTTGTGGCTCATTGGCAAGAAGAATGCCTTTTAG
- the LOC119988135 gene encoding equilibrative nucleotide transporter 3-like isoform X2 encodes MTVADGSEPPKRLEGKFLANIVCWILGLGSLIAWNSMLTIEDYYYELFPDYHPSRVLTLVYQPFALGTMVILAYYESRINTRKRNIAGYAIFTLSTFSLIVLDLATSGKGGVGPFVGICAIVACFGLADAHVQGGMVGDLYFMRPEFIQSFFAGLAASGALTSALRLITKAAFDKAKDGLRKGTMLFLAISTFFEFICILLYAYIFPKLAIVKYYRSKAASEGSKTVSADLAAAGIQTQETQAEDRLSNKQLLFQNIDYALDLFLIYVLTLSIFPGFLYENTGEHKLGEWYALVLIAMYNSWDLVGRYVPLIKCIKLGSRKGLMIAILSRFLLIPAFYFTAKYGDQGWMIFLVSFLGLTNGYLTVCVLTVAPKGYKGPEQNALGNLLVIFLLGGIFAGVSLDWLWLIGKKNAF; translated from the exons ATGACTGTTGCTGATGGAAGTGAGCCTCCAAAGAGGCTTGAG GGGAAATTTCTTGCCAACATAGTATGTTGGATTCTGGGACTTGGGTCGCTTATCGCCTGGAACAGTATGCTGACAATAGAAGATTACTACTATGAGTTGTTCCCG GACTACCATCCTTCAAGGGTACTTACCCTAGTTTATCAACCGTTTGCTCTGGGAACGATGGTAATACTGGCATATTATGAGTCCAGGATCAACACCAGAAAGCGGAACATAGCCGGATACGCAATCTTCACTCTAAGTACTTTCTCGCTTATAGTT TTGGATTTAGCAACATCAGGGAAAGGTGGAGTAGGACCTTTTGTTGGTATATGTGCAATTGTCGCTTGTTTTGGGCTTGCAGATGCCCATGTCCAAGGTGGAATGGTTGGAGATCTATATTTCATGCGCCCTGAATTCATCCAG TCCTTCTTTGCTGGTTTGGCCGCATCAGGAGCACTAACTTCTGCTTTGAGGCTAATCACGAAAGCAGCCTTTGATAAAGCGAAAGATGGTCTTCGCAAGGGAACCA TGTTGTTTCTGGCGATCTCCACATTCTTTGAGTTTATATGCATTCTGCTATATGCATATATCTTCCCTAAACTAGCGATAGTGAAGTACTATCGCTCAAAGGCAGCCTCAGAAGGATCAAAAACAGTTTCAGCTGATCTAGCAGCTGCTGGAATCCAGACACAGGAAACCCAA GCTGAAGATAGATTAAGCAACAAACAATTATTGTTCCAGAACATAGATTATGCACTTGACCTTTTTCTCATATATGTTCTGACACTGTCAATATTCCCGGGGTTCTTATACGAAAACACTGGAGAACACAAGTTGGGCGAATG GTATGCGCTTGTTCTGATTGCAATGTACAATTCTTGGGATCTGGTAGGGAGATACGTTCCTCTCATAAAATGCATCAAATTAGGCTCCAGAAAAGGACTTATGATCGCAATTCTGTCACGTTTCCTGCTCATCCCTGCATTTTACTTCACCGCAAAATATGGTGATCAGGGTTGGATGATATTTCTCGTCTCCTTCTTGGGATTGACTAACGGTTATCTAACTGTGTGTGTCCTTACAGTGGCACCTAAAGGCTACAAG ggaCCTGAGCAGAATGCTTTGGGTAATTTGCTGGTAATATTTCTACTGGGCGGCATATTTGCAGGGGTTTCTCTTGATTGGTTGTGGCTCATTGGCAAGAAGAATGCCTTTTAG